In Polaromonas sp. JS666, one genomic interval encodes:
- a CDS encoding lytic transglycosylase domain-containing protein, translating to MRAPRSPARWRALLLPMLVMMLAGLHVTPARADIWGYVDAGGVAHFSAIRLDERYELFFRGAESFSAGNDVAKSGKAVGNGANRATGVAAAPPKLLAYFDVSPNYKAVKHLLREASVKHGIDYELLQALIATESGFDTQAVSPKGAVGLMQLIPPTAERYGVRADKNSPIQKKLTDPKTNIRAGSSYLSDLIAMFPGQLELAVAAYNAGEGAVQRAGNKIPNYPETKNYVKTVMQLYNHLKPPSMMASPGRVRMEMMGGATGRSNMVPPTVVSTATPEVQPEQN from the coding sequence ATGCGGGCGCCGCGTAGCCCTGCCCGCTGGCGCGCGCTGCTGTTGCCCATGCTGGTCATGATGCTTGCGGGTTTGCACGTCACTCCGGCCCGTGCCGATATCTGGGGCTATGTAGATGCCGGGGGCGTTGCCCACTTTTCGGCGATACGGCTGGATGAGCGCTATGAGCTTTTCTTTCGCGGGGCTGAAAGCTTCAGCGCAGGCAACGATGTTGCCAAAAGCGGCAAGGCAGTCGGCAACGGTGCCAACCGGGCTACCGGCGTGGCCGCTGCGCCGCCCAAGCTGCTCGCCTATTTTGATGTGTCTCCCAACTACAAGGCCGTCAAGCACCTGCTGCGCGAAGCTTCCGTCAAGCATGGCATTGACTACGAACTGCTGCAGGCCCTGATCGCCACCGAATCGGGCTTTGACACCCAGGCCGTCTCGCCCAAAGGCGCGGTGGGGCTGATGCAGCTGATCCCGCCGACGGCGGAACGCTATGGCGTCAGGGCCGACAAAAATTCCCCGATCCAGAAAAAGCTGACCGACCCCAAGACGAACATTCGGGCGGGTTCAAGCTACCTGAGCGACCTGATTGCCATGTTCCCCGGCCAGCTGGAGCTGGCTGTTGCCGCCTATAACGCCGGCGAGGGTGCCGTGCAGCGAGCCGGTAACAAGATTCCCAATTACCCTGAAACCAAAAACTACGTCAAGACCGTGATGCAGCTCTATAACCACCTTAAGCCGCCCAGCATGATGGCGTCGCCCGGCCGGGTTCGCATGGAAATGATGGGCGGCGCAACCGGCCGCAGCAACATGGTGCCGCCCACAGTGGTGTCCACCGCCACGCCAGAGGTCCAGCCCGAGCAGAACTGA
- the parC gene encoding DNA topoisomerase IV subunit A, with protein sequence MDLFTPDAVAPIPEPADQDSLAAYAQRAYLEYALSVVKGRALPDVCDGQKPVQRRILYSMARMGLGFGGANGASGAKPVKSARVVGDVLGKYHPHGDQAAYDAMVRMAQDFSQRYPLVDGQGNFGSRDGDGAAAMRYTEARLARITTLLLDELDEGTVDFAPNYDGSFEEPRQLPARLPFTLLNGASGIAVGLATEIPSHNLREVADACVALIKTPRLSDEELYTLIAGPDYPGGGQIISSTAEIAAAYSTGRGSLKVRARWKIEDLARGQWQLVVQELPPGVSTQRVLEEIEELTNPKIKAGKKALSQEQVQLKQTVLSVLDVVRDESSKDAAVRLVFEPKTSRIGQSELINTLLAHTSLESSASINLTMVGLDGKPTQKTLRQMLGEWIEFRQATVQRRSQHRLDKVLDRIHILEGRQLVLLNIDEVIAIIRQSDEPKAALIARFSLSERQAEDILEIRLRQLARLEAIKIEQELKTLREEQGKLEEILGSPAALRRLLVKEIEADAKQFADPRRTLIQAEKKAVLEVKVLDEPVTVVVSAKGWVRARSGHGHDAASFAFKAGDGLYATFECRTVDTLLAFGSRGRIYSVPVASLPGARGDGQPLTTLIDLESGTQLVHYFAGPANATLLLSASGGYGFLATVENMTSRLKAGKAFISCAEGETVCRPSHVSGGTGATPLNPATHVACASTGGRILTFEIAELKLQAAGGRGLMLLDLDAKDTLAGAAAYTRSVKIEGIGRGGKAREETLEIRSLNNARAARARKGKAADLGFKPTGIVRVE encoded by the coding sequence ATGGATCTCTTTACACCGGACGCAGTAGCCCCGATCCCCGAACCTGCTGACCAGGACTCGCTCGCCGCCTATGCGCAGCGCGCCTACCTGGAATACGCGCTGAGCGTTGTCAAGGGCAGGGCGCTGCCCGACGTGTGCGATGGCCAGAAGCCCGTGCAGCGGCGCATTTTGTACAGCATGGCGCGCATGGGCCTGGGCTTTGGCGGCGCCAATGGTGCAAGCGGGGCCAAGCCGGTCAAGAGCGCGCGCGTCGTCGGCGACGTGCTCGGCAAATACCATCCGCACGGCGACCAGGCGGCTTACGACGCGATGGTGCGCATGGCGCAGGACTTCAGCCAGCGTTACCCGCTGGTCGACGGCCAGGGCAATTTCGGCTCGCGCGACGGCGACGGGGCGGCGGCCATGCGTTATACCGAGGCTCGGCTGGCGCGCATCACAACCTTGTTGCTCGACGAACTCGACGAAGGCACGGTCGACTTTGCGCCGAATTACGATGGCTCGTTCGAAGAGCCGCGCCAGTTGCCGGCGCGCCTGCCGTTCACGCTGCTTAACGGCGCCAGCGGCATTGCCGTGGGCCTGGCCACCGAGATTCCCAGCCACAACCTGCGCGAAGTGGCCGACGCCTGCGTCGCCCTGATCAAGACGCCCAGGCTCAGCGATGAAGAGCTGTACACGCTGATCGCCGGTCCCGACTACCCGGGCGGCGGACAGATCATTTCCAGCACGGCGGAAATTGCGGCGGCCTACAGCACCGGCCGGGGTTCTCTCAAGGTACGCGCGCGCTGGAAGATTGAGGACCTGGCCCGCGGCCAGTGGCAGCTGGTGGTGCAGGAGTTGCCTCCCGGCGTCAGCACCCAGCGCGTGCTGGAAGAGATTGAAGAGCTGACCAATCCCAAGATCAAGGCCGGCAAAAAGGCCTTGAGCCAGGAGCAGGTGCAGCTCAAGCAGACCGTGCTGTCGGTGCTCGATGTGGTGCGCGATGAGTCCAGCAAGGACGCCGCGGTGCGCCTGGTGTTCGAGCCCAAGACCAGCAGAATCGGGCAGTCCGAGCTCATCAATACCTTGCTGGCGCACACCAGCCTGGAGAGCTCTGCCTCCATCAACCTGACCATGGTCGGGCTCGACGGCAAGCCGACGCAAAAGACGCTGCGGCAGATGCTGGGCGAGTGGATCGAGTTCCGCCAGGCCACGGTGCAACGGCGCTCGCAGCACCGGCTCGATAAGGTCCTCGACCGCATTCACATCCTCGAGGGACGGCAGCTGGTGCTGCTCAACATCGATGAGGTAATTGCCATCATCCGCCAGTCGGACGAACCCAAGGCCGCGCTGATCGCCCGCTTCTCGTTAAGCGAGCGGCAGGCCGAAGACATCCTCGAAATCCGCCTGCGCCAGCTGGCGCGGCTTGAGGCCATCAAGATCGAGCAAGAGCTCAAAACCCTGCGCGAAGAGCAGGGCAAGCTCGAGGAAATCCTGGGCAGCCCGGCGGCGCTTCGCCGGCTGCTGGTCAAGGAAATTGAAGCGGACGCCAAACAGTTTGCCGACCCGCGCCGCACGCTGATCCAGGCCGAGAAAAAGGCTGTGCTCGAAGTCAAGGTGCTGGACGAGCCGGTCACGGTGGTGGTGAGCGCCAAGGGCTGGGTGCGCGCCCGCTCGGGCCACGGCCACGACGCTGCAAGCTTTGCCTTCAAGGCGGGCGACGGCCTGTACGCCACGTTCGAATGCCGTACCGTCGATACCCTGCTGGCCTTTGGCTCACGCGGCCGTATTTACTCTGTCCCGGTGGCGTCCCTGCCGGGCGCGCGCGGTGACGGGCAGCCGCTCACGACGCTGATCGACCTGGAGTCCGGCACGCAGTTGGTGCATTACTTTGCGGGTCCTGCCAACGCAACGCTGCTCCTCAGCGCCAGCGGCGGCTACGGTTTTCTTGCCACGGTTGAAAACATGACCTCACGCCTGAAGGCCGGCAAGGCCTTCATCAGTTGCGCGGAGGGCGAAACCGTGTGCCGGCCATCGCACGTCTCGGGCGGAACGGGCGCGACCCCGCTCAACCCGGCTACGCATGTGGCCTGCGCCTCGACGGGTGGCCGCATCCTTACCTTCGAGATTGCCGAACTCAAACTTCAGGCGGCCGGTGGACGCGGCTTGATGCTGCTGGACCTGGATGCCAAGGACACGCTGGCCGGCGCAGCGGCCTACACCCGCAGCGTGAAGATCGAAGGCATCGGGCGCGGTGGCAAGGCGCGGGAGGAGACTCTGGAGATCCGTAGCCTGAACAATGCCCGTGCGGCGCGTGCCCGCAAAGGCAAGGCGGCCGACCTGGGCTTCAAACCGACGGGTATTGTCCGGGTGGAATAA
- a CDS encoding transglutaminase family protein has product MLLHVVHETSYRYTPAVENAHHVVHLKPASRGGQTLLHYALRIDPAPVQLRETVDVYGNSRSYFSLQAAHDRLTVVADSVVSTSTANPLQSLLFASPGARADMPWEQVRDQFRYRAGAAYDSASEFLFASPYVPLNEAFTEFARPSFMPGRPLPEAARDLMTRIHTTMTYESESTEVSTPAVEALEQRKGVCQDFAHIMVACCRAMGLPARYVSGYLLTTPPPGQPRLIGSDASHAWASVYCPGVGQWLDFDPTNNRAPGEDYVTLATGRDFLDVSPMRGVIRGGAQHILDVAVTVKPLTPDELRAIQGDAIHQAD; this is encoded by the coding sequence GTGCTGCTCCACGTCGTCCACGAAACCAGCTACCGCTATACACCTGCGGTTGAAAACGCACACCATGTGGTGCACCTCAAGCCGGCCAGCCGCGGCGGGCAAACGCTGCTGCACTACGCATTGCGCATCGATCCGGCCCCCGTTCAATTGCGCGAGACCGTGGACGTGTACGGCAATTCCCGCAGCTATTTTTCATTGCAGGCGGCGCATGACCGGCTGACGGTCGTGGCCGACAGCGTTGTCTCCACCTCGACGGCCAATCCGCTGCAGTCCCTCCTGTTCGCATCGCCAGGCGCGCGGGCCGACATGCCCTGGGAGCAGGTCCGCGACCAGTTCCGCTATCGCGCCGGAGCAGCCTACGACAGCGCCTCGGAGTTCCTGTTTGCCTCACCGTATGTGCCACTGAACGAGGCATTTACCGAGTTTGCGCGTCCGAGTTTCATGCCGGGCAGGCCACTGCCCGAGGCCGCGCGCGACCTCATGACACGCATTCACACCACCATGACCTATGAGAGCGAAAGCACCGAGGTGAGCACGCCCGCTGTGGAGGCGCTTGAGCAGCGCAAGGGAGTGTGCCAGGATTTTGCGCACATCATGGTGGCCTGCTGCCGCGCCATGGGACTGCCGGCGCGTTACGTCAGCGGCTACCTGCTCACCACACCTCCGCCCGGCCAGCCGCGCCTGATTGGCAGCGACGCCTCGCATGCCTGGGCCTCGGTCTACTGCCCTGGCGTGGGCCAGTGGCTGGACTTTGACCCCACCAACAACCGGGCGCCAGGTGAGGACTACGTGACGCTGGCCACCGGCCGCGATTTTCTGGATGTGTCGCCCATGCGCGGCGTGATCCGGGGCGGCGCGCAGCACATCCTGGACGTAGCCGTCACGGTGAAACCGCTGACGCCCGATGAACTGCGCGCCATACAGGGCGACGCCATCCATCAGGCAGATTGA
- a CDS encoding RidA family protein, translated as MSTTPHNAHDKLKALNITLPAVAVPAAAYLPFVQTGNLVFLSGHLAKKDGKVIVGQLGKNLSTEEGKAAARAVAIDLMGTLEAAVGLGKVKRIVKLMSLVNSTSDFTEQHLVTNGASELLGEVFGDAGKHARSAFGVAQIPMGACVEIELIAEVA; from the coding sequence ATGAGTACCACCCCGCACAATGCCCACGACAAGCTCAAAGCCCTGAACATCACGCTGCCTGCCGTGGCCGTCCCTGCCGCAGCCTATCTGCCCTTTGTACAAACCGGCAACCTGGTGTTCCTGAGCGGCCACCTTGCCAAAAAAGACGGCAAGGTCATCGTCGGCCAGTTGGGCAAAAACCTGAGCACCGAGGAAGGCAAGGCCGCGGCACGCGCCGTTGCCATCGACCTGATGGGCACGCTGGAAGCGGCCGTCGGCCTGGGCAAGGTCAAGCGCATCGTCAAGCTCATGAGCCTGGTCAACTCGACCAGCGACTTCACCGAGCAGCACCTGGTCACCAACGGCGCGAGTGAATTGCTGGGAGAAGTGTTTGGCGATGCCGGCAAACACGCCCGCAGCGCTTTCGGCGTGGCACAAATCCCGATGGGCGCCTGCGTTGAGATCGAGCTGATTGCCGAGGTGGCCTGA
- a CDS encoding DNA topoisomerase IV subunit B has translation MADKLSTASNEYSEGSIRVLKGLEPVKQRPGMYTRTDNPLHIIQEVLDNSADEALAGYGKKIKVTLHTDGSVSVEDDGRGIPFGLHPEEKAPVVELVFTRLHAGGKFDKGKGGAYSFSGGLHGVGVSVTNALSKRLEVMSYREGMVARLVFSGGDVIEKLQLRKAAEGDRKCGTSVRAWPDAKYFESAALPMAELTHLLRSKAVLMPGVTVTLTNEKTKETQTWAYKGGLRDYLMQTLTADPVIPMFEGEGFADASHDSFAEGEGAQWCVAFTEDGQPMRESYVNLIPTSAGGTHESGLRDGLFTAVKSFIDLHSLLPKGVKLLPEDVFARASYVLSAKVLDPQFQGQIKERLNSRDAVRLVSSFVRPTLELWLNQHVDYGRKLAELAIKAAQTRQKAGQKVEKRKGSGVAVLPGKLTDCESKDLAHNEVFLVEGDSAGGSAKMGRDKESQAILPLRGKVLNTWEVERDRLFANTEIHDIAVAIGVDPHGPHDKPDLSGLRYGKVCILSDADVDGSHIQVLLLTLFFRHFPKLIEAGNVYVARPPLFRVDAPARGKKPASKVYALDEGELTAILDKLRKDGVRENAWSISRFKGLGEMSAEQLWETTLNPDTRRLLPVQLGNFDFLQTESLITKLMGKGEAAARRELMELHGDAVEIDI, from the coding sequence ATGGCCGACAAACTATCTACCGCAAGCAACGAATATTCCGAAGGCTCCATCCGCGTGCTCAAGGGCCTGGAGCCCGTCAAGCAACGGCCGGGCATGTATACGCGCACCGACAACCCGCTGCACATCATCCAGGAGGTTCTGGACAACTCGGCTGATGAGGCGCTGGCCGGGTATGGCAAAAAGATCAAGGTCACGCTGCACACCGACGGCTCGGTGAGCGTGGAAGATGACGGCCGCGGCATCCCGTTTGGCCTGCACCCGGAAGAAAAAGCACCGGTGGTCGAGCTGGTGTTCACCCGCCTGCATGCCGGCGGCAAGTTCGACAAGGGCAAGGGCGGCGCTTATAGCTTCTCGGGTGGCCTGCACGGCGTGGGGGTGAGCGTCACCAACGCCTTGTCAAAACGGCTTGAAGTGATGTCTTACCGCGAAGGCATGGTCGCCCGGCTGGTGTTTTCAGGTGGCGATGTCATTGAAAAACTGCAGTTGCGCAAGGCTGCTGAAGGCGACCGCAAGTGCGGTACTTCCGTGCGTGCCTGGCCGGACGCCAAATACTTCGAGTCTGCCGCTCTGCCCATGGCCGAGTTGACGCATTTGCTGCGCAGCAAGGCCGTGTTGATGCCCGGCGTGACTGTCACGCTGACCAACGAGAAGACCAAAGAAACGCAGACCTGGGCCTACAAAGGCGGCCTGCGCGACTACCTGATGCAGACCCTCACTGCCGATCCGGTGATTCCGATGTTTGAAGGCGAGGGCTTTGCCGATGCCTCGCACGACAGTTTTGCCGAGGGTGAGGGCGCCCAGTGGTGTGTGGCCTTTACCGAAGACGGTCAGCCCATGCGCGAAAGCTACGTCAACCTGATCCCGACCAGTGCCGGCGGTACGCACGAGAGCGGGCTGCGCGATGGCTTGTTCACTGCTGTCAAGAGCTTTATCGATTTGCATTCGTTGCTACCCAAGGGCGTCAAGTTGCTGCCCGAGGATGTGTTTGCCCGGGCCAGCTATGTGCTTTCCGCCAAGGTGCTGGACCCGCAGTTTCAGGGTCAGATCAAGGAACGCCTGAACTCGCGCGATGCGGTGCGGCTGGTGTCGAGCTTTGTGCGCCCCACGCTGGAGCTGTGGCTGAACCAGCATGTCGACTACGGAAGAAAGCTGGCCGAACTCGCCATCAAGGCTGCGCAAACCCGCCAGAAGGCTGGCCAGAAGGTTGAAAAACGCAAGGGCTCCGGCGTGGCCGTGCTGCCGGGCAAGCTGACCGATTGTGAAAGCAAGGACCTGGCACACAACGAGGTCTTCCTGGTCGAGGGCGACTCGGCGGGCGGCAGTGCCAAGATGGGGCGCGACAAGGAAAGCCAGGCCATCCTGCCGCTGCGCGGCAAGGTGCTCAACACCTGGGAGGTCGAGCGTGACCGGCTGTTCGCCAACACGGAAATCCACGATATTGCCGTGGCCATCGGGGTCGATCCGCATGGCCCCCATGACAAGCCGGACCTGAGCGGCCTGCGCTACGGCAAGGTCTGCATCCTCAGCGACGCCGACGTTGACGGCTCGCATATCCAGGTGCTGCTTTTGACCCTCTTTTTTCGCCACTTCCCCAAACTGATTGAAGCTGGTAATGTGTATGTGGCGCGCCCGCCGCTGTTTCGGGTGGATGCGCCGGCCCGCGGCAAGAAGCCGGCGTCCAAGGTGTATGCCCTGGACGAAGGTGAATTGACCGCCATATTGGACAAGTTGCGCAAGGACGGCGTGCGAGAGAACGCCTGGAGCATCAGCCGCTTCAAGGGGCTGGGCGAAATGAGTGCGGAACAGTTGTGGGAAACCACGCTCAACCCGGACACCCGGCGCCTATTGCCCGTGCAGTTGGGCAACTTTGATTTTCTGCAAACCGAGAGCCTGATCACCAAGCTGATGGGTAAAGGCGAGGCTGCGGCGCGGCGCGAACTGATGGAGTTGCACGGCGATGCCGTGGAGATTGATATTTGA
- a CDS encoding circularly permuted type 2 ATP-grasp protein codes for MENNTPSLFAAQALDEPCTLASALAPAAAPGHFDELRGGVSRGPAIPEPAVPGVTQLQLAGASQGRGAAAVAAQASQGAARPAPEDRPLSADWTAFFDFLRTDGFYDLNHRTANLRRQIRDNGVTYNVYADANGPQRPWSLDLFPMMVSAADWAVIEAGIQQRARLLDRIMADIYGPQELLSKGLLPSALVHGNPGYLRGMQGVKPAGGTHLHIAAFDIGHGPDGRWSVVSQRTQAPSGLGYLLENRLTISLLFPEAFREMKVQRLAASYKALVDGLKAMSPANEGNEESRVVLLTPGPYNETYFEHAYLARFLGLTLVEGNDLLVRDDKLYLKTLRGLEPVHGLLKRLDDEFLDPLELRSDSTLGVPGLLQVIRAGNVLVVNTPGSAFLESSALLGFLPALSQHLLGETLALPSLATWWCGEQAVMQDVLSQLKDCVIKPTHAGSGMASVIGHTLSRRELDEWAGRIVRRGEDYTVQSYLPLSQTPTWQGERMAPRSTMLRVFAVADGAGSWQVLPGGLARLAGKNENMASMQHGGSSADVWVLGKPSGTSSTQATPADTAAVHRSEHPAPAWATVPLRHRPPVTSRAAENLFWLGRYTERAENSTRLAQLTLQCLGGEDQTSQPLLDWLTRMAVSNALVLDTVPPATQARRVFERALIASLADTEQAASVGYNLRALKSAASAVRERLSQEQWHVIVRTEADFFHHCKAFSGAGSQSQQQGHLNGVHHASEYSSVEALRALESLSGFLAAMTGAQTDRMTRDDGWRLLSIGRMLERLYTLAAALVHGFETGSVFEEGGFGAIVSLFDSTISFHAQYQQRRDIPALLDLLVLDLDNPRSLGWVVQALRGRLAKLASSTPVELPDLAEDLPEPGNWVLADLCGNVEGAEGATTEACGDAPAWAPLIGLLEQCCTEALELSDTISRRYFSHAASGSQSLGA; via the coding sequence GTGGAAAATAACACTCCGTCACTTTTTGCCGCCCAGGCGCTGGACGAGCCGTGCACGCTGGCTTCTGCGCTGGCGCCCGCGGCTGCGCCCGGGCATTTTGACGAGTTACGCGGTGGCGTGTCGCGCGGTCCGGCCATTCCAGAGCCAGCCGTTCCCGGTGTCACGCAGTTACAACTTGCCGGGGCGTCCCAGGGCCGCGGTGCAGCAGCAGTAGCGGCGCAGGCCAGCCAGGGGGCGGCCAGGCCGGCTCCGGAAGACAGGCCGTTGTCAGCCGACTGGACCGCTTTCTTTGATTTCCTCAGGACGGACGGTTTTTACGACCTGAACCACCGCACCGCCAACCTGCGGCGCCAGATCCGCGACAACGGCGTGACCTACAACGTTTACGCCGATGCCAACGGGCCGCAGCGGCCCTGGTCGCTCGACCTCTTCCCGATGATGGTCTCGGCTGCGGACTGGGCCGTGATTGAAGCCGGCATCCAGCAACGCGCCCGATTGCTGGACCGCATCATGGCCGACATCTACGGCCCGCAGGAACTGCTTTCAAAGGGCTTGCTGCCCAGCGCGCTGGTGCACGGCAACCCCGGCTACCTGCGCGGCATGCAGGGCGTCAAGCCCGCTGGTGGTACCCACCTGCACATCGCGGCCTTCGACATCGGCCACGGCCCGGATGGGCGTTGGTCGGTGGTGTCCCAACGCACGCAGGCGCCCTCGGGCCTGGGCTACCTACTGGAAAACCGGCTGACCATCTCCCTGCTGTTTCCGGAAGCCTTTCGGGAGATGAAGGTGCAGCGGCTGGCCGCCTCGTACAAGGCCCTGGTGGACGGGCTCAAGGCGATGAGCCCCGCCAATGAGGGCAACGAGGAAAGCCGGGTGGTTCTGCTGACGCCGGGCCCCTACAACGAAACCTATTTCGAGCACGCCTACCTGGCCCGCTTTCTGGGGCTGACGCTGGTCGAGGGCAACGACCTGCTGGTACGCGACGACAAGCTGTACCTCAAAACCCTGCGCGGCCTGGAGCCTGTGCATGGCCTGCTCAAGCGGCTCGACGATGAATTCCTGGACCCGCTGGAGTTGCGTTCCGACTCCACCCTGGGCGTGCCCGGCCTGCTGCAGGTCATTCGTGCGGGCAATGTGCTGGTGGTCAACACCCCGGGCTCGGCCTTTCTGGAGTCCAGCGCCCTGCTCGGATTCCTGCCGGCGCTCTCGCAGCACCTGCTCGGTGAAACACTGGCCCTGCCTTCGCTGGCCACCTGGTGGTGTGGCGAGCAGGCCGTCATGCAGGACGTGCTGAGCCAGCTCAAGGACTGCGTGATCAAGCCCACCCATGCCGGCTCGGGTATGGCCTCCGTCATCGGGCACACCCTGTCCCGCCGCGAACTCGACGAATGGGCCGGCCGCATTGTCCGGCGCGGCGAGGATTACACCGTGCAGTCCTACCTGCCGCTGTCGCAGACACCCACCTGGCAGGGTGAAAGAATGGCCCCGCGTTCGACCATGCTCCGTGTCTTTGCGGTCGCCGACGGCGCGGGTTCCTGGCAGGTGCTGCCCGGCGGCCTGGCACGGCTCGCCGGCAAAAACGAAAACATGGCCTCCATGCAGCACGGCGGCAGCAGTGCCGACGTCTGGGTGCTCGGCAAGCCCTCGGGTACAAGCTCAACCCAAGCCACCCCGGCCGACACCGCAGCGGTGCACCGCTCCGAGCACCCCGCCCCGGCTTGGGCCACGGTACCCTTGCGCCACCGCCCACCCGTGACCAGCCGGGCGGCCGAAAACCTGTTCTGGCTGGGCCGCTACACCGAGCGCGCCGAGAACTCCACACGGCTGGCCCAGTTAACGCTGCAGTGCCTGGGCGGCGAAGACCAGACTTCGCAACCACTGCTGGACTGGCTGACCCGCATGGCCGTGAGCAATGCCCTGGTGCTCGACACCGTGCCACCGGCGACGCAAGCCCGGCGCGTCTTTGAACGCGCCCTGATCGCCAGCCTGGCCGACACCGAGCAGGCCGCCAGCGTGGGCTACAACCTGCGAGCCCTCAAGAGTGCTGCCTCGGCCGTGCGCGAGCGCCTGTCGCAGGAACAGTGGCACGTGATCGTGCGCACGGAGGCCGACTTCTTTCATCATTGCAAGGCATTCAGCGGCGCCGGTTCACAGAGCCAGCAGCAAGGCCATTTGAATGGGGTCCATCACGCGTCGGAATATTCCTCGGTCGAGGCGCTCAGGGCCCTTGAATCCCTCAGCGGCTTCCTGGCCGCCATGACGGGCGCGCAGACCGACCGCATGACGCGCGACGACGGCTGGCGGCTGCTGAGCATAGGCAGGATGCTCGAGCGGCTCTATACGCTGGCCGCCGCGCTGGTGCATGGCTTTGAAACCGGGTCCGTCTTCGAGGAGGGTGGCTTTGGCGCCATCGTGTCCCTGTTTGACAGCACCATCAGCTTTCATGCGCAGTATCAGCAGCGACGCGACATTCCCGCCCTGCTCGACCTGCTGGTGCTGGACCTCGACAACCCGCGCTCGCTGGGCTGGGTGGTGCAGGCCCTGCGCGGGCGCCTGGCCAAACTGGCCAGCAGCACGCCGGTCGAGTTACCCGACCTCGCCGAGGATTTGCCCGAACCGGGCAACTGGGTGCTCGCCGACCTGTGCGGCAACGTTGAGGGGGCCGAGGGCGCAACCACTGAAGCCTGCGGCGATGCCCCTGCGTGGGCGCCGCTCATCGGACTGCTGGAGCAGTGCTGCACCGAAGCGCTGGAACTCTCGGATACCATCAGCCGGCGTTATTTCAGCCACGCCGCATCGGGCAGCCAAAGCCTGGGCGCATAG